One Oryza sativa Japonica Group chromosome 8, ASM3414082v1 DNA window includes the following coding sequences:
- the LOC107277731 gene encoding L-type lectin-domain containing receptor kinase IX.1-like: MEFDTFNDTIVHDPDATYDHLGVDVNSVVSKRILTLPSFTLVGNMTAVVEYDNVSSILAMRLHLGYGLSGPRHRPDYNLSYKVDLKSVLPEQVAVGFSAATSTSVELHQLRSWYFSSSLEPKATPPPVAPPSPSPPPTSGSGSGGVVAGAIVGAALFVVLLFAMVAVVVLVRRRHQRKKMREAEEANDDDDDTEGDPIMEIENGMGPRRFAYHVLVNATKSFAAEEKLGQGGFGAVYRGYLREQGLAVAIKRFIKDSSNQGRREYKSEIKVISRLRHRNLVQLIGWFHGRNELLLVYELVPNRSLDVHLYGNGTFLTWPMRINIVIGLGSALLYLHEEWEQCVVHRDIKPSNVMLDESFNTKLGDFGLARLIDHADGVQTMTHPSGTPGYIDPECVITGKASAESDVYSFGVVLLEVVCARRPMSLLDDQNNGLFRLVEWVWDLYGQGAIHNAADKRLNNDYDVVEMERVIAVGLWCAHPDRCQRPSIRAAMMVLQSSGPMPMLPAKMPVATYAPPVASSEGQLSSSTGMSSSSLTQTAITPR, from the exons ATGGAGTTCGACACCTTCAACGACACCATCGTGCACGACCCCGACGCCACCTACGACCACCTCGGCGTCGACGTCAACTCCGTCGTGTCCAAGAGGATCTTGACCTTGCCAAGCTTCACCCTCGTCGGGAACATGACCGCCGTCGTCGAGTACGACAACGTCTCCAGCATCCTGGCCATGAGGCTGCACCTCGGCTATGGGCTTAGTGGCCCCCGTCACCGGCCGGATTACAACCTTAGCTACAAGGTTGACCTCAAGAGCGTGTTGCCGGAGCAGGTCGCCGTCGGCTTCTCCGCCGCGACGTCCACATCCGTCGAGCTGCATCAGCTACGTTCATGGTACTTCAGCTCGTCGCTGGAACCCAAGGCCACACCGCCACCAGtggcgccgccgtcaccgtcacCACCGCCTACCTCCGGTTCAGGAAGTGGCGGGGTTGTAGCGGGAGCCATCGTCGGCGCAGCACTGTTCGTCGTGCTCCTCTTTGCCATGGTAGCAGTCGTCGTACTCGTACGACGACGACatcagaggaagaagatgagggaggcggaggaggcgaacgacgacgacgatgacacgGAAGGCGATCCCATCATGGAGATCGAGAACGGGATGGGGCCGAGGCGGTTCGCGTACCATGTGCTCGTCAACGCAACCAAGAGCTtcgcggcggaggagaagctTGGCCAGGGCGGATTCGGCGCAGTGTACCGGGGCTATCTAAGAGAGCagggcctcgccgtcgccattaaGAGGTTCATCAAAGATTCCTCCAACCAAGGGAGGAGGGAGTACAAGTCAGAGATCAAGGTCATAAGCCGGCTGCGCCACCGCAATCTGGTTCAGCTCATCGGCTGGTTCCATGGCCGCAACGAGCTCCTCCTCGTCTACGAGCTCGTCCCCAACCGCAGCCTTGACGTCCATCTCTACGGCAATGGTACCTTCCTCACATGGCCAATGAG GATCAACATTGTTATTGGGCTCGGATCCGCCCTGCTCTACCTCCATGAGGAGTGGGAGCAATGTGTTGTGCACCGTGACATCAAGCCAAGCAATGTCATGCTGGATGAATCCTTCAATACGAAGCTAGGTGACTTCGGCCTCGCAAGGCTCATTGACCATGCTGATGGGGTACAGACAATGACGCACCCCTCTGGGACGCCCGGCTATATTGACCCCGAATGTGTGATCACTGGTAAAGCAAGTGCCGAATCTGATGTCTACAGTTTTGGGGTTGTTTTATTAGAAGTGGTATGTGCAAGGAGACCAATGAGTCTACTGGATGATCAAAATAATGGTCTCTTCCGACTAGTCGAGTGGGTCTGGGATCTATACGGCCAGGGAGCCATTCACAACGCAGCTGACAAGCGGCTCAACAATGACTATGATGTGGTTGAGATGGAGCGTGTCATTGCTGTCGGGCTCTGGTGTGCGCATCCAGACCGATGCCAGCGGCCATCAATCAGAGCTGCTATGATGGTCCTCCAGTCCAGTGGACCAATGCCGATGCTACCAGCCAAGATGCCCGTGGCAACATATGCACCGCCGGTGGCCTCATCGGAGGGGCAGCTCTCGTCATCGACGGGTATGTCATCATCAAGTTTGACACAAACAGCAATCACACCTCGTTAG
- the LOC4344555 gene encoding L-type lectin-domain containing receptor kinase IX.1 isoform X2: protein MAGVLQITSSTTTTRYNIVGLIFFFSVFCDDLYSPAPVALALTFNHTNFGPDEQTNIRLEGDAAFSADFSFSGDGGGWVDISANRHGSIEDSRGRVSYALPVPLWDAATGEVASFTTGFSFVINPPKQDGGIDNKGAGMAFFLAGFPSRLPGSYPYNLGLTNQTADQVAAGDDRFVAVEFDTFNDTIVHDPDATYDHLGVDVNSVVSKTTLTLPSFTLVGNMTAVVEYDNVSSILAMRLHLGYGLSGPRHRPDYNLSYKVDLKSVLPEQVAVGFSAATSTSVELHQLRSWYFSSSLEPKAAPPPVAPPSPSPPPTSGSGSGGVVAGATVGAALFVVLLLAMVAVVVLVRRRHQRKKMREAEEANDDDDDTEGDPIMEIENGTGPRRFAYHVLVNATKSFAAEEKLGQGGFGAVYRGYLREQGLAVAIKRFIKDSSNQGRREYKSEIKVISRLRHRNLVQLIGWCHGHDELLLVYELVPNRSLDIHLHGNGTFLTWPMRVKIILGLGSALFYLHEEWEQCVVHRDIKPSNVMLDESFNAKLGDFGLARFIDHIVGMQTMTAVSGTPGYVDPECVITGRASAESDVYSFGIVLLEVACGRRPMSLLDSQKNGIFRLVEWAWDLYGKGDILMAADERLNGDYDAAEMERVIVIGLWCAHPDPNARPSIRNAMAMLQSGGQLPVLPAKMPVPMYIPPVVSVDELFTSPAGMSSSSATQSSTTT from the exons ATGGCCGGCGTTTTGCAGATCACATCGTCGACGACCACCACGAGGTACAATATTGTCGgcctcatcttcttcttctccgtctTCTGCGACGATCTCTACTCGCCGGCTCCAGTCGCCTTGGCCTTGACCTTCAACCACACCAACTTCGGCCCGGACGAGCAGACGAACATCAGGCTGGAAGGCGACGCCGCCTTCAGCGCCGACTTCTCCttcagcggcgacggcggcgggtgggtCGACATCAGCGCCAACAGGCACGGCAGCATCGAAGACAGCCGTGGCAGGGTGTCGTACGCCCTTCCGGTCCCTCTCTGggacgccgccaccggcgaggtTGCCAGCTTCACCACCGGCTTCTCCTTCGTCATCAACCCGCCCAAACAGGACGGCGGCATCGACAACAAGGGCGCCggcatggccttcttcctcgccggcTTCCCGTCGAGGCTCCCCGGCTCCTACCCCTACAACCTCGGCCTCACCAACCAGACCGCCGACcaggtggccgccggcgacgaccggtTCGTCGCCGTGGAGTTCGACACCTTCAACGACACCATCGTGCACGACCCCGACGCCACCTACGACCACCTCGGCGTCGACGTCAACTCCGTCGTGTCCAAGACGACCTTGACCTTGCCCAGCTTCACCCTCGTCGGGAACATGACCGCCGTCGTCGAGTACGACAACGTCTCCAGCATCCTGGCCATGAGGCTGCACCTCGGCTATGGGCTTAGTGGCCCCCGTCACCGGCCGGATTACAACCTTAGCTACAAGGTTGACCTCAAGAGCGTGTTGCCGGAGCAGGTCGCCGTCGGCTTCTCCGCCGCGACGTCCACATCCGTCGAGCTGCATCAGCTGCGTTCATGGTACTTCAGCTCGTCGCTGGAACCCAAGGCCGCACCGCcaccggtggcgccgccgtcaccgtcacCACCGCCTACCTCCGGTTCAGGAAGTGGCGGGGTTGTAGCGGGAGCCACCGTCGGCGCAGCACTGTTCGTCGTGCTCCTCTTGGCCATGGTAGCAGTCGTCGTACTCGTACGACGACGACatcagaggaagaagatgagggaggcggaggaggcgaacgacgacgacgatgacacgGAAGGCGATCCCATCATGGAGATCGAGAACGGGACGGGGCCGAGGCGGTTCGCGTACCATGTGCTCGTCAACGCAACCAAGAGCTtcgcggcggaggagaagctTGGCCAGGGCGGATTCGGCGCAGTGTACCGGGGCTATCTAAGAGAGCagggcctcgccgtcgccattaaGAGGTTCATCAAAGATTCCTCCAACCAAGGGAGGAGGGAGTACAAGTCAGAGATCAAGGTCATAAGCCGTCTGCGCCACCGCAATCTCGTGCAGCTCATCGGCTGGTGCCATGGCCACGACGAGCTCCTTCTTGTTTACGAGCTCGTCCCCAACCGTAGCCTCGACATCCATCTCCACGGCAATGGCACCTTCCTCACATGGCCAATGAG GGTCAAGATTATTCTTGGGCTCGGATCAGCCCTATTCTACCTTCATGAGGAGTGGGAGCAATGTGTCGTACACCGTGACATCAAGCCAAGCAATGTCATGTTGGATGAGTCCTTCAATGCCAAACTAGGTGACTTCGGACTTGCAAGGTTCATTGATCACATCGTGGGGATGCAGACAATGACTGCAGTCTCTGGGACACCGGGCTATGTTGATCCTGAATGCGTGATCACCGGCAGAGCAAGCGCAGAATCCGACGTTTATAGCTTCGGCATTGTCCTACTGGAGGTGGCGtgcgggaggaggccgatgagCTTACTAGACAGCCAGAAGAATGGTATCTTCCGGTTGGTCGAGTGGGCTTGGGATTTGTACGGCAAGGGAGACATTCTCATGGCCGCTGATGAGCGGCTCAACGGCGACTACgacgcggcggagatggagcgtGTCATTGTCATCGGGCTCTGGTGCGCACACCCTGATCCGAACGCGCGTCCGTCTATCAGAAATGCCATGGCTATGCTCCAATCCGGTGGGCAACTGCCAGTGTTGCCGGCTAAGATGCCCGTGCCGATGTACATTCCTCCAGTGGTCTCTGTAGATGAGCTCTTCACGTCGCCTGCAGGGATGTCATCCTCAAGTGCGACgcagtcatcaacaacaacg TAG
- the LOC4344555 gene encoding L-type lectin-domain containing receptor kinase IX.1 isoform X1: MAGVLQITSSTTTTRYNIVGLIFFFSVFCDDLYSPAPVALALTFNHTNFGPDEQTNIRLEGDAAFSADFSFSGDGGGWVDISANRHGSIEDSRGRVSYALPVPLWDAATGEVASFTTGFSFVINPPKQDGGIDNKGAGMAFFLAGFPSRLPGSYPYNLGLTNQTADQVAAGDDRFVAVEFDTFNDTIVHDPDATYDHLGVDVNSVVSKTTLTLPSFTLVGNMTAVVEYDNVSSILAMRLHLGYGLSGPRHRPDYNLSYKVDLKSVLPEQVAVGFSAATSTSVELHQLRSWYFSSSLEPKAAPPPVAPPSPSPPPTSGSGSGGVVAGATVGAALFVVLLLAMVAVVVLVRRRHQRKKMREAEEANDDDDDTEGDPIMEIENGTGPRRFAYHVLVNATKSFAAEEKLGQGGFGAVYRGYLREQGLAVAIKRFIKDSSNQGRREYKSEIKVISRLRHRNLVQLIGWCHGHDELLLVYELVPNRSLDIHLHGNGTFLTWPMRVKIILGLGSALFYLHEEWEQCVVHRDIKPSNVMLDESFNAKLGDFGLARFIDHIVGMQTMTAVSGTPGYVDPECVITGRASAESDVYSFGIVLLEVACGRRPMSLLDSQKNGIFRLVEWAWDLYGKGDILMAADERLNGDYDAAEMERVIVIGLWCAHPDPNARPSIRNAMAMLQSGGQLPVLPAKMPVPMYIPPVVSVDELFTSPAGMSSSSATQSSTTTVSGYATHISTSSDTSTSAGSKDSSSLLKHQF, encoded by the exons ATGGCCGGCGTTTTGCAGATCACATCGTCGACGACCACCACGAGGTACAATATTGTCGgcctcatcttcttcttctccgtctTCTGCGACGATCTCTACTCGCCGGCTCCAGTCGCCTTGGCCTTGACCTTCAACCACACCAACTTCGGCCCGGACGAGCAGACGAACATCAGGCTGGAAGGCGACGCCGCCTTCAGCGCCGACTTCTCCttcagcggcgacggcggcgggtgggtCGACATCAGCGCCAACAGGCACGGCAGCATCGAAGACAGCCGTGGCAGGGTGTCGTACGCCCTTCCGGTCCCTCTCTGggacgccgccaccggcgaggtTGCCAGCTTCACCACCGGCTTCTCCTTCGTCATCAACCCGCCCAAACAGGACGGCGGCATCGACAACAAGGGCGCCggcatggccttcttcctcgccggcTTCCCGTCGAGGCTCCCCGGCTCCTACCCCTACAACCTCGGCCTCACCAACCAGACCGCCGACcaggtggccgccggcgacgaccggtTCGTCGCCGTGGAGTTCGACACCTTCAACGACACCATCGTGCACGACCCCGACGCCACCTACGACCACCTCGGCGTCGACGTCAACTCCGTCGTGTCCAAGACGACCTTGACCTTGCCCAGCTTCACCCTCGTCGGGAACATGACCGCCGTCGTCGAGTACGACAACGTCTCCAGCATCCTGGCCATGAGGCTGCACCTCGGCTATGGGCTTAGTGGCCCCCGTCACCGGCCGGATTACAACCTTAGCTACAAGGTTGACCTCAAGAGCGTGTTGCCGGAGCAGGTCGCCGTCGGCTTCTCCGCCGCGACGTCCACATCCGTCGAGCTGCATCAGCTGCGTTCATGGTACTTCAGCTCGTCGCTGGAACCCAAGGCCGCACCGCcaccggtggcgccgccgtcaccgtcacCACCGCCTACCTCCGGTTCAGGAAGTGGCGGGGTTGTAGCGGGAGCCACCGTCGGCGCAGCACTGTTCGTCGTGCTCCTCTTGGCCATGGTAGCAGTCGTCGTACTCGTACGACGACGACatcagaggaagaagatgagggaggcggaggaggcgaacgacgacgacgatgacacgGAAGGCGATCCCATCATGGAGATCGAGAACGGGACGGGGCCGAGGCGGTTCGCGTACCATGTGCTCGTCAACGCAACCAAGAGCTtcgcggcggaggagaagctTGGCCAGGGCGGATTCGGCGCAGTGTACCGGGGCTATCTAAGAGAGCagggcctcgccgtcgccattaaGAGGTTCATCAAAGATTCCTCCAACCAAGGGAGGAGGGAGTACAAGTCAGAGATCAAGGTCATAAGCCGTCTGCGCCACCGCAATCTCGTGCAGCTCATCGGCTGGTGCCATGGCCACGACGAGCTCCTTCTTGTTTACGAGCTCGTCCCCAACCGTAGCCTCGACATCCATCTCCACGGCAATGGCACCTTCCTCACATGGCCAATGAG GGTCAAGATTATTCTTGGGCTCGGATCAGCCCTATTCTACCTTCATGAGGAGTGGGAGCAATGTGTCGTACACCGTGACATCAAGCCAAGCAATGTCATGTTGGATGAGTCCTTCAATGCCAAACTAGGTGACTTCGGACTTGCAAGGTTCATTGATCACATCGTGGGGATGCAGACAATGACTGCAGTCTCTGGGACACCGGGCTATGTTGATCCTGAATGCGTGATCACCGGCAGAGCAAGCGCAGAATCCGACGTTTATAGCTTCGGCATTGTCCTACTGGAGGTGGCGtgcgggaggaggccgatgagCTTACTAGACAGCCAGAAGAATGGTATCTTCCGGTTGGTCGAGTGGGCTTGGGATTTGTACGGCAAGGGAGACATTCTCATGGCCGCTGATGAGCGGCTCAACGGCGACTACgacgcggcggagatggagcgtGTCATTGTCATCGGGCTCTGGTGCGCACACCCTGATCCGAACGCGCGTCCGTCTATCAGAAATGCCATGGCTATGCTCCAATCCGGTGGGCAACTGCCAGTGTTGCCGGCTAAGATGCCCGTGCCGATGTACATTCCTCCAGTGGTCTCTGTAGATGAGCTCTTCACGTCGCCTGCAGGGATGTCATCCTCAAGTGCGACgcagtcatcaacaacaacggTGAGTGGCTACGCAACCCACATCTCGACTTCTTCTGACACATCCACTTCAGCTGGTTCGAAGGACTCGTCTTCGTTGCTCAAACATCAGTTCTAG